Within Quercus lobata isolate SW786 chromosome 5, ValleyOak3.0 Primary Assembly, whole genome shotgun sequence, the genomic segment TGAGGAACGTGTGTAATGAATTTTCTTTGTTAGTCCGTTTGTCTTTACATTTTGGGGGTATTCCATTTGTAAAGGGTTCTTATCTCTAGGTTGTGGTTGGATACAtagatttagatttagattttaaattaatagattTAGAATATCTTGattccaaatttattaattattaaattatttgtttggatgtcttttatatataggaggatttgaaatttataattttaaaatttattgtttagatttagatttgaatttgaattttaaatcaatagaatttttttttgaactgcAAACTATCTggttttttaatattaagttatttaacttattttattcaaataaatttacatttatttatgtgcttttattccaattttacacttttatttatgtgtttttaaaaataatttaattattaatgcAGTGGTTATACTTATGACCCAACAGTTGAATTAGTAAACTATCGTATGATTTCTTTGATTGTTCAATCTACATaacaattttgataattatCACAATTTCAACTACTGATATCCCAACATTGTCAATCTTTTAACATTTCGAATGTGGGTTATTGTGTTGATAACGACAATTTTTAAACGAATTGGACAGAGtgtttgaattgaataaatttaaaatttaaaacgtTCAATTGAAcgaaaataaagttaaaatttgagataaattttaataaaatttaaaatatgtaatttacattttggtctaaaaataaattgggtattacaaatttacaattcaCATctttctactaaaaaaaaaaaaaattccaaactttaTTCAGCCCACAACATAAATAGAATTAGTTTGGTTGGACATGGCACAAAGTGACCTAATAGATTGGGTTAGATTCAAAGTGGCCTAAATAGATTGGGTTTCGTTCCACTAATTGAAACCCAAAGCCCATTACATTACCAATCTGATATTCTCGAATTCGCCCTCTCTCTCTGTGTGCAAGCTAATAGCCATGGAAGTGGCCACCGCAGCTTCAAGCTTTGCACTCCACCGGCCCATGTGAGCACTCGCGAACCATAAACTTAAACGGCCATTGTCTCCACCAAATTCCTCACTCCCTTCGCCGGCAGAAGCGTCTCCGCTAACTTCTCGGGCTACAAGCTCCGTCCCTCTCTTAATCCGGTGTCGTTTCCTCGCCCCAAGGGTAAGCGAGGCGTTGTGACCACTAGTTTATTTTCTTTCGTGTATTTGGAATTGGGTTATTATTACTtttgtttgtggtttttttttttttagattaaaaaaaaaaaatattttgggaaGTTAGTATTTCATTTGCGTTTGCAAATTTAATATATTCATTACTTGTTTAGTACTTGATAACCTAGGAAGTATAGATATGAACACAACATGATGTGTGAATTCTTAAGAAATTAAGATATAACATGGTATgggcacaaaaattaattagttattagttaattaatatAATTGGGTTCTAGTTAGATCAtcttattcaatgtgggacctAAGCCTATCAACACTAAAACAATCATCATCAAGTGGATTCTGTAacttcaaaaataattaatagtatatcttttaagatatattttataCAGATAACTTATTAATCAACCAAGAGCTTTGTAACTCAATCGTTACCTCTTGGTGTTTCCAATAGACACGGTTTAAATCTCCTCTACCCCgtagcaaaataaataataaaaaatttatttattcaattttttgatgatGGTGAGTGTGGCTGTAGAGATGGATCCGGCTAAAAACCAAAACGGCGTGAAGTAAATGGAAAAGCAAGCCTAGGGGCGAGAGGGAAGCTTATCGGCTGAGCCAGAGATGCTACAGCAGGTTAGCTTAATTcttcataaattaaaacttaCTATAGCCTTAGGTAatgcattttatatatttttttaattttcattttgagctgatatgatatgatatatctATGGATTGGTTGTTGCAGGTCAGTTAATTTATAATGTCAACGTGTATATCAAACACTTAGGAACTCACATATGAGTAAAACgccaaaaccctaaaaacccaGAATTCATTCACGCTCTCACCTCATTTCCCATGTCTAAAACCCTTCTCTCTCGCATCAAACCCCTTCACAATCCCAAACCAacgtcttcttcttcaaccttgCCATTCAGGCATTTCGCCAAACATGTCCAAGGCACCATTCAAATCCTCAAAACCCAAGACCAGTGGGAGCAGTCCCTTGAAAGCTTCTTTTCTGAATCCGATGTCATTGTTTCAGACTTTGCCCATTTTGTTTTAGATCGAATACATGATGTAGAATTGGGTCTAAAGTTCTTTGATTGGGCCTCAAAGCGGCCGTATAGTTGTTCACTGAATGGTTCTGCTTATTCTTCACTTTTGATACTTTTGGCAAGGTTTAAAGTGTTTTCGGAGATTGAATTGCTGTTGGAGCGAATGAAACTTGAGGAATTAAAGCCAACTTGTGAAGCATTAAGTGTTGTGATTCAAGCTTATGCAGATTCTGGGTTGGTGGATAAGGCTGTTGAATTGTATTATGTGGTGGGTGAAATACATAATTGTGTGCTGAGTGTCTTTGCATGCAATTCATTGCTTAATGTTCTTGTGAAGCATCAGAGAAATGAAACTGCACGCCAAGTGTATAATAAAATGCTTGAGAATTCTTGTGTGGATAATTATAGTACTTGTATTATGGTTAGGAGTTTATGTAGGGATGGGAAGGTCAAGGAAGGCAGGGAGTTGATTGAAGATAGGTGGGGGGAAGGTTGCATACCAAATGTTGTGTTTTATAATACACTCATTGATGGTTATTGCAATAAAGGTGAATTGGAAAGTGCCAATGGACTTTTTAAGGAGTTGAAATTGAAAGGGTTCTTACCTACACTGGAAACATATGGGGTTATGATAAATGGGTTTTGCAAGGAAGGGGACTTTGAATCGATTGACCGACTTTTGTTGGAAATGAAAGAGAGGGGTTTGAAAGTTAATACCCGAGTATATAACAATATAATTGATGCTCGATATAAGCATGGTTGTTCAGTTGAAGTGGTGGAGATAATGGGGAGGATGATTGAGAGTGGTTGTGAGCCAGATATTATAACTTATAATACTCTTATTAATGGCTCATGTAAAGAGGGGAAGGTTGAAGAAGCTTATCAATTTCTAGAGCGGGCAATGAAAAGGGGATTAATGCTGAACAAATTTAGTTATTCTCCTCTTATACATGTTTATTGTAGACAAGGGGAATACTTTAGGGCCTTAGATTTGCTTATTAAGATGGCAGAAGGAGGACATAAGCCTGATTTAGTTTCATATGGCGCTCTCATCCATGGACTTATTGTCGCAGGGGAGGTTGATGTTGCATTGACAATGCGAGAAAAAATGTTGGAAAAGGGAGTATTGCCTGATGCTGGTATTTATAATGTTTTAATAAGTGGACTTTGCAAGAAAGGGAGGTTTCCTACTGCTAAGTTGCTCTTTGCTGATATGCTTGACCAAAATGTACAACCTGATGCTTTTGTTTATGCCACTTTGGTGGATGGGTTCATCAGAAATGGTGACATTCAGGAGGCCAAAAAACTCTTTGAACTCATCATTGAAAAGGGTATAGACCCTGGTGTTGTGGTGTATAATGCCTTGATTAAAGGTTTTTGCAAATTTGGAATGATGAAAGATGCACTTTCTTGCATCATTAGAATGAGGAAAGAGCATCATGTTCCAGATGTATTTACTTATACCACCCTTATTGATGGGTATGTAAAGCAGCATGACTTGGATGGTGCTCTAAAGACGTTTGGGCTAATGGTGAAGCAGAGATGCAAGCCAAATGTGGTCACATACACTGCCCTCATAAATGGGTTTTGTGGCAAGGGAGATACTAATAGAGCTGAAAAAATTTTCAGAGAGATTCCATCTTGTGGATTGGAGCCTAATGTTGTCACATACACTATACTTATTGGGAGGTTTTGTAAAGATTGTAAACTTGCAAAAGCTGCCTCCTTTTTTGAATTGATGCTGATAAGCAAGTGCACTCCTAATGATGTTACCTTTCATTATCTTGTAAATGGGTTTGCAAATATTGCATTGACTGCAATTCCCAAGGAAAGCAATGAGCTTCAGAAGGTCAAGAAGTctatgtttttggatttttttggaaAGATGGTATCAGATGGATGGGTTCAAGTAACTGCAGCATATAATTCTATTATCATCTGCCTTTGCCAATATGGAATGGTTAAAATTGCTTTACAGTTGTGTGATAAGATGATCGGTAAGGGTTTCCTTCTAGattctgtttctttttctgcCTTGCTACATGGCATTTGCTTGGAAGGAAGATCAAAGGAATGGAAAAACATTATCTCCTGTACTTTGAATGAACATGAGCTCCAAACTGCCGTCAAATACTCACTGAAATTAAACCAATATCTTCCTCGAGGAAGGTCTTCTGAGGCTTTACTTATTTTAGAAGCCTTGATTGAAGACTACAAGTCTAATGATCAACAAGCCAAAGTCTTAGTGGGGtagggaaaaggaaaaaaaaattgaaatcccTCATCTTGCtctgttatatatataagaaatttggaCCTACAAATTTCTGTGGCATCCCTATATATCACCATCACTTAATACAAAAGTCTCAAACTCCTTACATCTTCTTTGTTAAGGTGCCTTTCAAACACACATATTGGTCATATGATTGGTGAACCTATAAAGAGGCTCTGGAAGATCCATCTGGATTGACATCATTGTATGGTAGGTAATTTCTTAATGGGCtgtgcatttaatttttttaagttttaggatAACTGTTTTTGATATTGGATTTATCTCATTTTGTGGTGCTTGCGCAGGCATTTGGGTGCCATTCAAGGACAAGTAAATACTACATTAACTGATTCTTATTCTATCAAAGCAAATCTTGATGTTAACAAGATATTGAAGCAAACTTGACTTCACTTTTGGAGGTAtgctattttgtttattatataattGTAATTGTAATATTGTGTATAatatggtctttttttttttcagtaaataaaaatctttattgaaaaaataaaaataaaggtagtacagcaaaaaaaatattaccctggtgcacagggagtgtacaagggAATAATATGGTCATTCTTGTTGTAGTGCTGTGAAGTTGTCCCTGAAGTTTGGCTGTTCTTCAGTTTTATAGCACCAGAAAAATCTTACCTTCTGATTTTACTGACCAGTTACTTGTATGCCAAATAAGTAGAATGTACACTGTATGCAACATATTTGATTTGCATAAGTAAATTATTGAATAGAAAATGATCCATGGCTTTGTAATTGTTGGATGCTTCATGAACATGGGATATCTATTATGGACCTGAACATATCTGTGTTGCCTTTTGACATTGAACATAGTGGGCTTGGGAAAAATAGGCTTACAATCATGATATCTCCATGAGAAATTCATTAcatgattgtatgtttgggATAGCTTACTGTCAGTggtttattttgcttaaaaaataagttagtaaAAGTATAGTTTTACCAAAGTGAGGCTTTAAAAATCTGTACATAAattggcttaaaaaataagcaagcTTATGAGCTAGACTAAACAGgctataagaagaaagaaatggtaaaatagtatttctaaaataaatgcgaTTAAATGAGCTAGtgtttgtgaaaaatgttttcaCTTGATCACTTTAATGGAGATCTTTTGGACTTTCAGTTTTACGTAAGGATTGCATTTGAGTAAGAGAGGGTGGAGAATTAGCTTTACCAAAACCTTAGTTTGGCAACTGAGTAAATGCATGAAATTATAgtagtgcaattttttttttcctgttttatACTGTTTCgtttatttaaattgaaaaaaaaaaaaaaatcaacttgaTACTTGCATCCAATGAGAtgattagaaatttttggaTAGTGTGACCAAATCAGAATAAGAGGTTATTAGCATTATACACACTTATTTGAACATATCCACCTGACAAATTCCTTCCAAAAATATCCAGAAACAGACTTCTTCTTCTCTTGAGGGTCATTGCTTTCTTTGTGAATTGCAGTAGATGGAGTATTTGCAATCCCATTCAAAAGTTAAGGAATGATAACATCATTAGGGCAGAACTTGCTCATCAGCATCAGTTCAGAAAAGGGGCATGCTTTTGCAAGTTTACACTTGTTACAAAAACTCCCAATATGTACGCTGCATGTCACAACTTTAGGATCTAAAGATTCTAAACCACAAGATAGCATCTCTCTGAAATATTTTCAGCTCCATTGGAATCTACCTTGCTGCAAAACCCATTAATGAGGGAGGTGTGTGACCACATTTttatagttattattattatttatttgggaTACAAGACAATAATTACTCCACAACTTTTGAGTTAATTGGacatattgtttttgtttctcagaaacatttttttttttggataggtatcTTTTTCCTGAAAACTTAATATTGTagacttttttttccttgcatttCTGTTTGTTTCATGAGAAGTTATGGGGTAAGAAAAGAAACTGGAGTATTGGGATTTTAGACATTTCCCTATTAGCTGAGAGCAGGTTGTAAATTTTGGAAACCAATAAGCAGGATAGGacatatttcaaaatatttttctcagtTTTGTTAGCATTTGATTGGAGgttgaatttttccttttgtggttattttgttttgttttcctgATACATGAATTTGTGCATGTAGAGAGAAATCAGACAAAAGGAGTCTCCATGGGATTATGGAGTGGAAGCTTTGTACAAGAGACCTAAAGTGGGAAGTGGAGCTTTAAGTTAAGATTTCTTTATGCTTGACAAAATTTTGTGGATTGTTTGCGATACATATAATATTTCGCAGGTAGTCTCCAAATGAATTATTTGGGACATAATATTTGATTGCCAAAATCGAGCAGtcatttaaaattgaaaagcaAGCAAAGCAATTTACATGGAGAAGTTAATGAGGGCACTTTCTCCTTCTGTGATTCTTTGTGCTGAATATCTTTCGAGCTTGGAAAGTTAACTGAGGATTGCTTTGGAAAATATCTTGGGGATCTGGGAGTTTTACAGCCTAAATCAAGAATATAAACCTGTTATTATTTTTGGGATGGAGATAGAACTATGGTTGGTATAGAGTTTCCAGTTGGTTTCTTAATATCCTGATTCAATCTTAATTGGCGTTCATTGCGGACTACTGCATTGATCTTTTGTTGAAATGCTGAAGCTTTGCCAGTATAGATTAATGGATGTGAGTGCTTAAGTGAATTTCATAATTGCAGCTTTGAGATCTATGTGAAAATCGTTCAATTTTAATTACTGCTTTGGTAACAAtggaatattattattgatgagtGCATTTGAGTGATGGTATTGGAATAACAATGGAATATTTCCATTTCGGTCTCtacttatctattttactacttttagtccaaaaaaaaaaaaaaaaaccgcttttcattttggttcttaTTGCCATCTCACTAATGGAAATTGTTTACGTGATAGACAAAGTGCACTGTTGGGCTACTAAATGTTAACGTGGCCATTAACATGatattaaaaaaccattttaaaaatgccatgtcagcattagaataaataaaaaatgatataaaatttttaattttttttttgaatttctaattaaaaaaaagatatttaaattattttttttattcctttcatttttattttttggaagaacGTTATTTGTGTGCTTTCACATAATATGACTCATATTGTTAATGttattaaacaaaataacattttattaagCATTTTCTCACACAATcacacactcaaaaaaaaaaaaaaaaaaaaaaacttcaatccCAAAACTTCCATTTCAAACCGGTTCCCCACAATCTTTCACATAataggtccttaaaaaaaaaaaaaaaaaggtcaaacaCAAGAAGCTAAgctaaaaaatccaaaatttgaagcaAACCTGCATAGCAAAAGCATCCAATAACTGCTCGGATTGCAAAAAAAGGAGGCGAACCGGGTCCGATGTATCCACCAACACCAGTTTCAGCAACTGGGTATTTGTAAGGGATGCCCATTTGGTGAAGCTCAGCTCTCATATGCTTATTGGTCTCAAAATCCTCAAACCCAAGTTCTAGGTTCTCATGTATCTTCCTCCTAATACCTGCCATCCAACAAAAACTCTTTGGTCTTCTAGCCAATTCAAGGAAGTTGATTGGATATTGAGGCAACGCTTCAGGCTAAAATAGGGCTCTGAAGAAATTAGTAGAGATAGGAACGTATGGAAAATGAAAGTCAAAGAGAGGCATTGGGAGAAACCATTAGGATTTGAGATTTATAATGgtgctttttttctttctctgacCAACCCACTCTCTTTATTTTGCTCAAAATTAGACCCAAATGTCTCAACCTCCTCTCTTAGACTGGTCTCTCTCTCAGattgcaaattattaacctttactcaaaaaaaatagaagggcCTCTGAGCATGCGTGAGCGCATGCTGAGAGGCtagttttatataaatatatgatttaaaatctaattggatctaGATTCTTCAGTTTTTGCATTCAATAATTCACttactacaaaaatgaaaaaattagataagacacttggcaaaaaattgaactccaattaaaattcgATTTAGAATcgaattgaatttagactctttgattttgcacctaataattcacttgacacacaaatttaaaaattaaatgagacacgtgacacaaaattagactccacTTTTAAATTTGATTAGATTCTCTCTTAGCTTTagctgtatatatatatatcttgaaaAGACAATTTCTCTCTATAAAGATGCATAATTCTTCATTTCAATTTAGATTTTTGAATCTATTATAATATAGATTTTTATAGTAAGGTAGGACTGCCAGGTACATTGTGCAAAGTTAGCTGGAGCCATGCAATGTGGAAATTTTTCTTGGGCTCATAACTCATAAGCCCCTTAAAACAAAATAGACTTGCATGAAAAATCAAGTAcctaacaataaattttatgtgtgtgtatatatatatatatatatatatatatatatatatatttttttttttaaatttatggaaAACCCATGATGGGTATTATTCATTAATCAAATAAGAGGAGCTACATCTTGAGCACATGCGAGCTCAATAAGATTAGGAGTTTCCTCCAACCATACTACTAAGTCCCCAATTTGTTTGGGCTAAGATATGGGCAAGCTTGTTGCCTTGCCTCTTTACATGGGAGAAGTGAACAAAACGAAAACTACCGACTTGCATAAGGATGCTCTCACATATTGTTTCCACTGAGTAATCTGCTTCTACCTTTCCTTGAAGAATCTTGCATAGGTGATTGGAGTCTGTCTCAAAGGTAACCTCTCTGAAGCCCATAGCCCATGTAAACTGGATAGATATCTCCATAGCTTTTGCTTCAGCTGCTAAGGCATCCAAGGGAGTGTGTATCTTCTTCCTTATGGCTACCATTACCTGACCTTTTTCATCTCTGATCAGCACCCCTAACCCTGTCATTTTAGTTTCTGAGAAAGTGCCTCCATCCATGTTGACCTTATACCTGTTAGCACTCGGTGGGTTCCATTGAACCACTTCATCCGGTTGCTAAGAGGTGGGTTGCTCGTTGGCTGCTGTGTAATCCTCCACCAGTGTTAAAGCTGATTTAATGATGTTGAGCCCTGGTCTTCTTGAGCCTCCATGTCTCACTACATTACGATTCTTCCATATATCCTAGCAGATGGTTATAGTCTTTTCTAGCAGACCAGGGACTGCCTTACTCAAATTGGATATCTGCCAAACCACATCTGTGAAGTCCTAATTCTTCTGAATGGTGAAGGGAAAAGACAGTTTGCTGTTGCTCCAAGTCTCCATTGCTTTCTCACAGAGCTAGAACATATGGTAGCACGTCTCAAGTTCCCTACCACAGTCGTCACACAGGTCTTTGGAGATTATGTGTCTTCTTCTCAGATTGTCCTTTGTTGCCAGGATATTTTGGCATGCTCTCCAAGCAAAGTTCTGTATTTTGTTCGGGGTCTTCATTCTCCAAATCTTTTTCCAAATGAGCTTCATTTTCGAATCATTTGAAATTGATCCTGTGGTTCCCCTCTCCTCATCTTCTCTGATTAACCTGTAAGCACTACTAACTGTGAACTTGCCGTTGTTGGTTGCTGCCCAGATTCTCTTGTCTGTCTGAGGATGATTTCTTCCACCTAATGTGGTAGGAAAACCTCATGGAGTAACTCTTCCTTCCATGCTCCCAGTTCACTGACCTTAGCCTCCCTATGCAAGACACGGGTTGGGGATACCACTCTGTATATGTGTGGTGATCGGAGTCATTTGTCATGCCATATACTAATGCATTCCCCGTTATTCACTCTCCATTTCATGCCTTTTTTCACCATGTCCTGGCTTGCCATGATGCTTCGCCAAACATATGAGGGTTGTCGGCACAAAACTGCATCCATAAATTCACAATTCGGGAAGTATTTAGCCTTGAAAACTCTACAGAATAAGGAGTTATGATGTGTTTGCAGTCTCCATCCCTGTTTAGCCAATAGTGCTAGGTTGAAGTTGTTTAGGTCCTTAAAACCCAtgcctcctttttcttttggttcgCACATTTTTCCCTAACTCATCCAAgccattttcttttcctccttttgCCCCGACCAGAATTGGGTCACCATGTTAGTTAGATCTTCACAAATGGCACTTAGGGAGCTTAAATAAGCTCATGGTGTATATGTTGGGACTACTTGGGCTACAGCTTTTATCAGAACTTCTTTTTCAGTTGCTAAAAGAAGTTTCTCTTTCCATCCGGCTAATTTTTTAGCCACTTTCTCCTTCAAGTGGGCAAAAGTGTTGGTTTTGGACCTTCCAATTAGAGAGGGAAGGCCTAGGTAAGTCTCGTATTGCTTGATGACCTAAGCACCAAATAGGGTCTTTATTGCTTCCTGAGTTGCTGGATCTGTGTTTCGACTAAAAAATAGGGAGGTTTTCTACTTGTTTAATAGTCGTCTCGAGCTGTCCTCATACACCTTGAGGATTCTCATGATTTCCTCACCTTCCTCAATCGTTGCTCGCCTAAAAATCAGACTATCATTGGCAAAGAACAAATGGGAGATTTTAGGCCTATTCTGACATGCCGAGACGCCTTTTAAGCGGCAGCATTGCATTGACCAGTGGAGGAGAGCAAATAAACCCTCGGCACATAGCAAGAACAGGTATGGCGACAACAGATCTCCCTAGCGTAGCCCCCAAGTAGGTGTGATGTGCCCTTGAGGACAACCATTCAATCTGATCGCATATGTCATAGTAGAGATGCAATGCATTACCAAGGTCACCCATCTCACTAAAAAACCCAGCTTCAACATGATCTTTTCTAagcaaatcctttccacttgtcGTAGGCCTTACTCATGTCTAGCTTCAAGGCCAATTCCCTTTTCGTGCCTTGTCGCTTCTGGTGTATGTGGAACATTGTCTCCGAAGCAACCAGGATCTTATCCATGATTAAGCATTCAAACAGAAAGGCACTTTGGTTCTCACACACTAACTCTGAGAGGATAATATTCAACCTGTTCACCAATGTTTTAAAGGCCAGTTTGTATGCCACATTGCACAGGCTTATCGGGCGATGCTTAGTCACCTGTCTTGGGTTTTTAACTTTTGGGATCAACACAATGTGAGTTTCATTGAAATTAGGGGGTGTGATtccacaatttaaaaaatccaacatAGTTTTAATTGTTACCACACCTACTGTGGACCAGAACTGCTGGTAGAAAAAGGGGGGGGCATCCCGTCAGGGCTAGGTGCTGTGATGGGGAACATTTGCTTTAGGGCTCTCTCTACCTCAATTGCCTTGAACTCTTTTGTTAATGAAGAGTTCATCTGGTCTATCACCTTGGTATGAACTGCATCAAGAAGTTCTTCACTTACTATTGGGTTCGTAGAGGTAAAAAGGGTTTTGTAGTAGTCCTCAAACATTTTACCAATCACCTTTCCATCCTCCTACCACACTCCTTCACTATCTTACACTCCAAAAATTGTGTTCCTTTGAAGCCTGCTAGATGCTTTGGTGTGGAAAAATGCAATGTTCCCATCTCCTTTTTGCAACCATGTAATGTGGGTTCTTTGATGCCACATCGACTCCTCAATGTCCAGCATCCTATTCAAATCCTGTCTTATGCTCTGTATTTCATTCATGGTTCTCGTGCTCCCTATCTGACATTCCAG encodes:
- the LOC115991482 gene encoding pentatricopeptide repeat-containing protein At1g52620, which codes for MSKTLLSRIKPLHNPKPTSSSSTLPFRHFAKHVQGTIQILKTQDQWEQSLESFFSESDVIVSDFAHFVLDRIHDVELGLKFFDWASKRPYSCSLNGSAYSSLLILLARFKVFSEIELLLERMKLEELKPTCEALSVVIQAYADSGLVDKAVELYYVVGEIHNCVLSVFACNSLLNVLVKHQRNETARQVYNKMLENSCVDNYSTCIMVRSLCRDGKVKEGRELIEDRWGEGCIPNVVFYNTLIDGYCNKGELESANGLFKELKLKGFLPTLETYGVMINGFCKEGDFESIDRLLLEMKERGLKVNTRVYNNIIDARYKHGCSVEVVEIMGRMIESGCEPDIITYNTLINGSCKEGKVEEAYQFLERAMKRGLMLNKFSYSPLIHVYCRQGEYFRALDLLIKMAEGGHKPDLVSYGALIHGLIVAGEVDVALTMREKMLEKGVLPDAGIYNVLISGLCKKGRFPTAKLLFADMLDQNVQPDAFVYATLVDGFIRNGDIQEAKKLFELIIEKGIDPGVVVYNALIKGFCKFGMMKDALSCIIRMRKEHHVPDVFTYTTLIDGYVKQHDLDGALKTFGLMVKQRCKPNVVTYTALINGFCGKGDTNRAEKIFREIPSCGLEPNVVTYTILIGRFCKDCKLAKAASFFELMLISKCTPNDVTFHYLVNGFANIALTAIPKESNELQKVKKSMFLDFFGKMVSDGWVQVTAAYNSIIICLCQYGMVKIALQLCDKMIGKGFLLDSVSFSALLHGICLEGRSKEWKNIISCTLNEHELQTAVKYSLKLNQYLPRGRSSEALLILEALIEDYKSNDQQAKVLVG